GCAGCGTCGACGCATCGTGCACGGTGGTCAGTGCATGGTAGTCGGCGATGAAGTAGCAGCACTGGTTGCCGGCGGGTTCCTGCAGCTCGAGGTGCTGCTTGATGGCCCCGAACCAGTTGCCCAGGTGCAGTTTTCCGGAGGGCTGGACGCCGGACAGGATCCGCATGCGAAACGCTCGTTCGGACGGAGGAGCGGGGTACGTGGTGGACGACGATTCCGCGCGGCGCCGCCGCGGGACCGAGCAGGCTAGCCCGCCCGCTCCGATGCGGTCAACCGCGGCCGGAGGAATCTGCCCACCGAGGAAACTTTTTCCTCAAGCCCGGCACGCATCTTCCGATAGCAGAGGGTGAGCGCACGAGGGAACCTCTCCCTCCGTCCTGGGCGAGGGCGGGGGGAGAGGGAATCACCGCGCAACCTCTTTTGCCCGCGGGGGGCGATCGGAGGCGGGCAGTATGGACATCGGGTCCATCGTTGCCAGTGGCATGCAGGCGATGCGGCAGAAGGCCGACGCGCATGCGCACAACGTCGCCAATGCACGCACCCCCGGATACCAACGGCTGGCCGTCCGCACGACGGAGAGACCTCGTGGCGGCGTCGGTCTCTCGGTCG
The sequence above is a segment of the Candidatus Krumholzibacteriia bacterium genome. Coding sequences within it:
- a CDS encoding tryptophan--tRNA ligase — translated: MRILSGVQPSGKLHLGNWFGAIKQHLELQEPAGNQCCYFIADYHALTTVHDASTL